The Chthoniobacterales bacterium genome segment CCAGATCTCGAACGTCTTTCAACGATTTGAGAAAAGTCTGGATGCGTGCACGGCACTGATTGATTGCGGATTCTGCTCCGAAGAAACGAAAGAACGCTACCGTCATCTTGTCAGCCGGCGCTGGCAGCAGCTCGGAGCTTCTTGAGCGCTACTAACCCAACCCCAAATCATCCCAGCGCAAACCACCAAAATAATCGACCGATGAAATATGCGGGCTAACCCAACCCCCGCGGGTGGAAGCCGCGGGACCGTGAGGGGCGCCCCTCTTTTTTGCCTTGGGGCCCGTGGACAGAGAAAATCATCGTTCGGAACGAGGTCGGCCGAGTTCCAAAGGAGATCGACGGAGCAAAAAGCTCGGTCGACCGAGTTCCGAGCTCCATCGATCTCGTAAAAAGCTTCATCGACCGAGTTCGGAGCTCCATCGATCTCGTTCCGAGCTTCATTGATCTCCTTCCGAAGGAGGCGGGCGGAGTTCTGAACGACTCGCGCCGAGCTCGGAGCTTGATCGACCGAGCAAAAAGCTTCGTCGATCTCGTTCCGAGCTTGATCGACCGAGTTCCGAACTCCGTCGATCTGGTAAAAAGCTCGGTCGATCGAGTTCCAAAGGACATCGACCGAGTTCGGAAGGAGGTTGATCTAGAGCCGAACAAAGTCGGCTGAGCATCAATTTGCCTACGCCTTCTTGCGGGTGCAGCATTTTTTGGCGGGGGGGTGCGGGGGCTCGATCACTTTCACAGTCTGCATCAGATGCGCTATGCTTTGGTCATACGGCCGCCGATCACGCGCCGGTTTTTCGCGCGCTATTTTACCTTGTCTATTTCGCCCGTCAGTTTTTCGATTTCCGCATCGGCATCGCGGAGTTGATCGAGAGAGAGTTGGTCTTGTGCCCAACCGGTTATTTTGGCTATGCCCCGCGTGTAATCAGGGACGCTGTTCATGTAGATTGATCCCCAGATGTATGCCCTCGTAGCATTTTTCGGCACGCCATCGCCGTAGTAATACTTGGAAGCCAATTCGATCATGGCTCCGCAGTCACCACTGCGAGCGGCCTGCTCTAATTCCGACAGGTCAGCAGCGTTG includes the following:
- a CDS encoding SEL1-like repeat protein; protein product: MWLYPLRYSPERRDAATEEKRRNPLGQGHGGASGGVASPVTMRRGIAPCSRLAIRPAMTLRHPARFWDRFLVLLLALTLVANAADLSELEQAARSGDCGAMIELASKYYYGDGVPKNATRAYIWGSIYMNSVPDYTRGIAKITGWAQDQLSLDQLRDADAEIEKLTGEIDKVK